CTGGGGCAGCGAGCCGATGCCCGACGCCCCGAAGCCGATCAGGGTGGTGGCGGAATCGGTGGTGTAGCCCTGGAAGTTGCGGTGCAGCCGCTTTTCCTTCAAGGCGACGGCCATGGCGTCGTCGGGGGCGGCGAAATGGTCGAGGCCGATCTGGACATAGCCCAGGGTCTCGGTCAGCAGCTTACAGCCCTGCTCGTACTGCTGCCAGCGGGTCTCGGTATCGGGCAGGCTCTCTTCCGGGATCAGGCGCTGATGCTTCTTCATCCACGGCACGTGGGCATAGCCGAACAGCGCCACCCGGCGGGGCCTGAAGCCCTTGACCGCCGTCTCGATGGTGTCCAGAAGCCCGTCCAGGGTCTGATACGGCAGGCCGTAGATCAGGTCGATATTGACCTCGGGCACGCCGTACTTGCCCAGCCATTCCACCACCCGCTCGGTGACCTCGTAGGGCTGGATGCGGTTGATGGCCCGCTGCACCTTGTCGTCCAGATCCTGCACGCCGATGGAGGCGCGCGTCACCCCCGCCCCGGCCATGGCCTTGACATAGGCCTCGTCGGCGGTGCGCGGGTCCAGTTCCACCGCCACCTCGGCGTCGGGCTTGAGGATGAAGCGGCTCTTCAGCAGGTCGATGGTGCGGACGAAGTCCTCGGACGACAGGATGGTCGGGGAGCCGCCGCCGAAATGGACGTGGCGCGCCGTCATGCGGGTGGGCAGCGCCTCGGCCACCAGGTCCACCTCGCGCCACAGGGCGTCCATGTAGGCGGCGACGGGCGCGTAGCGCTTGGTGATCTTGGTGTGGCAGCCGCAGAACCAGCACATCTCGGCGCAAAAGGCGATGTGGAGATAGAGCGACAGTTCCAGCTTGGGATCGATGCCCCCCAGCCAGCCGCGATAGGTCTCGGCCGTCACGCCGGGGTGGAAATGCGGCGCGGTGGGATAGGAGGTGTAACGGGGAACGCGAAGGTCGTACTTGGCCGCAAGATCGGGGCGCATCGTTGGGTATCCCGGAAAATTCGGCTGGAACCCTACTCCCAGCGGCCGGTGATTGGCAACACCGGGCGGCGTGTGGGTATTACACCGCGCAAGTCGCCAGATTGACCAGGAAGCCGCCGATCAGGTGATGGGGATCGCTGCCGAATTCCTTCTGGAAGGCGACCTCGTCCTTGCGGTCCAGGTCCTGCAACGGATCGAACATGGCATGGAAGAACATGCAGAACTCGCGCTCGCCGAACTGGATGGGGTCCTCGTAGGGAGAGTGTTCCTTGGTGACGAAGGCGTTGGAGGCCAGACTGACCGTGGTGGGCCGGTACTGCATCAGCTTGATGAACCAGTCCTTGCGCAGGTCATAGCGCTTGAACGAGGCGGCGATCCGCACCAGCACCCGCCACAGGATGAGCTTGGCCTCGGGGTCGCCGTAGAAGGCGTCCCAGGTGAAATGGTCGCCCAGATCGTCCTTCAGGGTCTTGACGATGGCGCCGCAGCGTTCGGCGTACTCGTCCTCGTCGTCGCCCAGCACCATGTGCAGGAACGAGAAGATGTTGGGCACCAGCCCCCGGTCGAGCCTGTCCTCGGAGAACAGCCCGGACAGCGGATGCAGCATCAGCCGCCCGAAAGCGTTGGTGCGCCGCTGCTCGATGCTTTCACCTTCCACCACTTCCATCAATTCGCGGTAGGACCGGCGATAGAAATCGTCGAAGGCGGTGGAATCCTTCAGCTCGGCCACCAGGGACTCGAGGGTGCGCATGTCGATGGCGTGGCCGTGCAACGCCTGCTCGGCCGCCCGGACCAGGGCGTCCAGCACGCCGTTGGTCGTCTTGCGCAGATGCTCCGGCCCTCGGCCCGTCATCACTCACCTCGGCAGTTGGTTATTCATGGATGCTATCATCCATTTCTTAAGAATGTAATTCGCGCCGGGATTGCTTTCCAGAAGTGGTAACCGTAATAAACGGGCGATAGACGGAAAGGGAGGATACCGGGTGAACAAGGCCCTGGCATGCGCCGCCTTCCTGGGAATACTGATCACCGCCACCACGGCCGGGGCCGGGCAATGCGGTCCGGCGCGGGGCACGGTGGGCGACTACGATTACTACCTGCTGAGCCTGTCCTGGGCACCCGGCTTCTGCGCCACGCCGGCGGGACGGGCCAACACCCGGCAATGCGGCCCCCAGGCCTCCTACGGCTTCGTGGTGCACGGATTGTGGCCGCAATACGCCGACGGCCAATGGCCGCAATGCTGTCAGCCGGTACCGCGGCTCAAGCCCTCGCCCGCCATCGATCAGGTGTCGCGGGTGATGATCGGCGCCAAATTGCTTCAGCATGAATGGGACAAGCACGGCGCGTGCGTCACCAGCCGCCAGGACGAGTATTTCGACAGGATCAACCGGGCGGTGTCGGCCCTCGGCCTCGCCCCCGATGTGCCGGGCGGCGGTGGCGGGCGGATCAGAATCACCGACCTGAAGCGCCACTGGCCGGTCCCGCCCCAATCCATCAGCGTTCAGTGCAAGGGCCGGAAACTGACCGAGGTCCATATCTGCCTGGACAAGGCGCTGTCGCCCCTGCCCTGCCCCATGGCCGAGGTGAAGTCGGACAATTGTCCGGGAACGGTCGATCTACGCTGACAGCCAACGCAGCAATTCGGCGCTGACCGCCTCGGGCTGCTCGATGGGCGACAGGTGGCCGCAATGGGGAATGGTCACCCGCCACGCGCCCTTGATCAGCGCCGCCATCTCGTCATGGTGGTCGGAAGGCGTCAGGGTATCCTCGGCACCGCACAGCACCAGGGTGGGACAGGCCACACGGGGCAGCGAGTCCCGCGAATCGGGCCGCGCCATGATGGCGGCCTGCTGGCGGGCGAAGGACTCGGCTCCCACCGCCCGGGCCATATCCCGGGCCAACCCGGTAATGCCCCCGTCCTTCAGGTGGTCGGGGTGCAGCAAGAGCGCCAGCATGGTCGGCATGATCTTGTCGAAACCGCCGGATCGGGCCAGGGCGATGGCATCCTTGCGCCGCTGGGTCTGCTCCGGCAGATCGGGCCGCGCCGTGGTGTCGAGCAGGGCAAGGCGCTCCACCCGCCCAGGGGCCCGGCGCATGATCTCCATGGCCGCATAGCCCCCCATGGACAGCCCGGCCAGGGCGAAGCGCTCCGGCGCGGCGGCCAGTACCCGCTCGGCCATGGCTCCCAGGCAATCGTCCTGGCTCAGGTCGCCGACCATCACCTCGACCCGCCCGGCCAGGGCCTCGGCCTGCCGCGACCACAGGCGGCGGTCGTTGAGCAGGCCGGGCAGCAGGACCAGGGTGCGGCTCATCCGGCGAGCTTGCGGATCAGCCACGACACGCCAAAGCCCAATCCGATCCAGAAACCATAGACCATTACGTTATCGAGGAAGGCATCCATGTTCACGATGTCGGACTCCTCAGATCAGGCCGGAGGTGGGGGAAGACGGATCGGCATAGCTCTTCTTCGCCATGCGCCCGGCCAGATAGGACAGGCGCCCGGCCTCGATGGCCAGCTTCATGGCGCGCGCCATGCGTACCGGATCGCGGGCATGGGCGATGGCGGTGTTCATCAGCACGCCGTCGCAGCCCAGTTCCATGGCCACCGCCGCGTCGGAGGCGGTACCGACACCGGCATCGACCAGCACGGGGACCTTCACGGTCTCCTTGATGATGCGGATGGTGGTGGGATTGAGAATGCCCAGGCCCGAGCCGATCAGCGAGCCCAGCGGCATGATGGCGACGCAGCCCATGTCTTCGAGCATCTTGGCCTGGATGGGATCGTCGGAACAGTAGACCATCACCTCGAAACCGTCCTTGATCAGCGCCTCGGCGGCCTTCAGCGTCTCGGGCATGTTGGGATACAAGGTGGTCTGGTCGCCCAGCACCTCCAGCTTCACCAGGTTCCAGCCGCCGGCCTCGCGCGCCAGGCGGAGCGTGCGCACCGACTCGTCGGCGGTGTAGCAGCCGGCGGTGTTGGGCAGGAAGGTGTACTTCTTGGGGCTGACGTAATCCACCAGCATGGGCTTGGTGGGATCGGACAGGTTGACCCGGCGCACCGCCACGGTGACGATCTCGGCGCCCGATGCCTCGATGGCGACGGCGGTCTCCTCGAAATCCTTGTACTTGCCGGTACCGACCAGCAGCCGCGAGGTAAAGGTCTTGCCCGCCACGGTGAAGGTGTCGCCCGCGGCCGAAGGGCCGCTACCGATACCCGCGGCCGAAGGGCCGCTACCGATACCCGCGGCCGAAGAGCCGCCACCGATGAACGCGACGATTTCCAGCTTGTCGCCGTCATTCACCGCCACCTGGGCGTAGGAGGATTTGGGAACGATCTCCAGATTGCGCTCTACCGCCACCTTGCGGGAATCGACGCCCAATTCGCCCAACAGGGCCTCGACGGTCATGGAGGCGGAAAAGCT
The DNA window shown above is from Magnetospirillum sp. 15-1 and carries:
- the hemN gene encoding oxygen-independent coproporphyrinogen III oxidase, whose translation is MRPDLAAKYDLRVPRYTSYPTAPHFHPGVTAETYRGWLGGIDPKLELSLYLHIAFCAEMCWFCGCHTKITKRYAPVAAYMDALWREVDLVAEALPTRMTARHVHFGGGSPTILSSEDFVRTIDLLKSRFILKPDAEVAVELDPRTADEAYVKAMAGAGVTRASIGVQDLDDKVQRAINRIQPYEVTERVVEWLGKYGVPEVNIDLIYGLPYQTLDGLLDTIETAVKGFRPRRVALFGYAHVPWMKKHQRLIPEESLPDTETRWQQYEQGCKLLTETLGYVQIGLDHFAAPDDAMAVALKEKRLHRNFQGYTTDSATTLIGFGASGIGSLPQGYVVNDGEVHAYQRAIAEGRLTTSRGVAITPDDILRREIIERLMCDLEIDLDVVAGRHGSDGSQFAAELASLAPLQADGLVEVEGHRIHVTEDGRTLVRAVCAAFDRYLKAGEQRHSKAV
- a CDS encoding ribonuclease T2, which gives rise to MNKALACAAFLGILITATTAGAGQCGPARGTVGDYDYYLLSLSWAPGFCATPAGRANTRQCGPQASYGFVVHGLWPQYADGQWPQCCQPVPRLKPSPAIDQVSRVMIGAKLLQHEWDKHGACVTSRQDEYFDRINRAVSALGLAPDVPGGGGGRIRITDLKRHWPVPPQSISVQCKGRKLTEVHICLDKALSPLPCPMAEVKSDNCPGTVDLR
- a CDS encoding alpha/beta fold hydrolase produces the protein MSRTLVLLPGLLNDRRLWSRQAEALAGRVEVMVGDLSQDDCLGAMAERVLAAAPERFALAGLSMGGYAAMEIMRRAPGRVERLALLDTTARPDLPEQTQRRKDAIALARSGGFDKIMPTMLALLLHPDHLKDGGITGLARDMARAVGAESFARQQAAIMARPDSRDSLPRVACPTLVLCGAEDTLTPSDHHDEMAALIKGAWRVTIPHCGHLSPIEQPEAVSAELLRWLSA
- the thiS gene encoding sulfur carrier protein ThiS, encoding MKLVINGEERSFSASMTVEALLGELGVDSRKVAVERNLEIVPKSSYAQVAVNDGDKLEIVAFIGGGSSAAGIGSGPSAAGIGSGPSAAGDTFTVAGKTFTSRLLVGTGKYKDFEETAVAIEASGAEIVTVAVRRVNLSDPTKPMLVDYVSPKKYTFLPNTAGCYTADESVRTLRLAREAGGWNLVKLEVLGDQTTLYPNMPETLKAAEALIKDGFEVMVYCSDDPIQAKMLEDMGCVAIMPLGSLIGSGLGILNPTTIRIIKETVKVPVLVDAGVGTASDAAVAMELGCDGVLMNTAIAHARDPVRMARAMKLAIEAGRLSYLAGRMAKKSYADPSSPTSGLI